CTGCCAGACCAATCGTCCCAAGCAACAGTCCCAGTGCACCCAGCGCCTGGAACGTCGAGAGATACGTGTTCTCCACACGGTGGAACGCAGCGAGCCGCTCCGTCGTCGAGGAGACGTCGAAGCCAAAATCGTCGAGCCGGCCTTCGAGAAAGCTGGTCACCGCCGCCGCGCCCGCCGACGAGCCGGCAGGTGTCGACTCGACGTCGATCAGAAAGAAGCGATAGCCTTCCTCGTCGGGAAAGAGCTCGAGAAATCGCCGTTCGTCGATGATCAGCTCTCCTTGCAATGCGCTGTCCGCGAGCGCGGCAACAATGCGTAGACGGATGGGGTTTGTCCCTTCATCGATGACCAGCTCGTCACCGACGCTGGCGTGCAACACGTATTGAAGCGACGTGGCGTCCGCAATCGCCGGCACTGCCCCCCCGGCATCACGCCGACGGAGCAACACCCAAGGGTTGCGCCGTTCTTCATCGGTCGACGCCGTCGTGGCACCGAAGGCGAACCGGCCGCTGTCGATGAACGCGGCAGGCGCACCGACCACACGCGGGCGTTGAGGGCGATACAAATTGACACAACTTGCATCGTCTCCAGAGCGCAGGCGCAAACGCGTCAGAGAAAACGAGGCATGAGGATCGGAGCTCGAATCCGGTATCAGGTTCAGGGCGTCGCGCCCTTCGGGGGCTTCCGGATCGTGAAAGAGCGGCAGCAGCGACTCGGCAATCAGCGCATACCCGCCGGTACCAGAGCGTTTGTCGGCGGCGTCTGCAGTGCCCTCACGCCGGAATGCCTCCACGGAGACGATGAGGAACACTGCTGAGGCAATCAACGCGGCGGAGAGCACACTCCGGCCACGCCGCCATCCTGCGTACCCGATGCCCAACCGAGGCACGGAATAGGGAGCGAAAACGGGGACTGTCCCCGTTTTCGGCCCGATGCGTTCGTCAACGGCCCACGCGGTTTCGCTCCCTTTTCCGCGGGCGAGGTAGGCGCTGAAGGCGGACAGCGCCGCCGCGAGCAGGAGTGTTCCCGCACCGAAGAAGCCAGCGGTCTCGCCAATCAAACCGGCCGCCGAAGCGGCGGCTAGTGCCACCGCCCCAACACCAAGGGCACCCGCGGCGAGTCGGAGGCGACCTGAAGAGCGAGGCGATCGTCCGCCGAACGCGGACGCGACATCCCCCGTAAGCAGCGCACGCGGCGCTGTTCGTCGCAGTGAGCGGAGCGTCCACCAAATAACCGCCACACCAATCAGCAGTCCGCCGAGAGCGCCGGCACCCAGCGTCAAGAGAGAGGGATGGAGCTCGAGAAGCGTCGTGCCGACAGCGCCCACCCACCAGGTGCGCAGGCCGAACATGATGAGCCAGGCGTAGGCGAGCGCACCGAACATGCCGAGGACACCACCCGCGAGCGCGAGGCCGACCGACTCCAGAAGAAAGAGCCGACGGACGGCAGCGGATGAATAGCCGACGGCTCGGAGCACCCCAACCTGCTGGATCCGTTGCTCGATCCCGAGGCGAAAGAACAGCGCCGCGAGCAGCAACGCGGCCACGACAAGGAAGAAGCTGAAATAGGTGAAGTACTCGCCGAAGTCGGTCGCACCGACGGACGCGCGCAGCGCCTGCTCCCGAACAGGAAGCACGACGAGCCCAGAGGCGAGCGGATCGAGCTTCGCGCGCAGCGCTCGTTGGAACTGCTCGCGTGCCGCTTGCACGTTCGCTCCCGCCGCTAGCTGCACGCGCACCGCGGTGAGCTGCCCGTACCGAGATCCCCAGAGCTGCTGGCCGGCTTCGAGCGGGACGAACGCCTTTGGCGTTGTCCGGTAGCGCTCCCAGTACTCCTCGTCTGCCGGCCGAATCTTCCCGAGATCCACGGGGAACGGGGGCTCCCACTCCGCCACGCTCGTGGCGTCGCTGATTCCTTCATAGTTGGGGGCGAAGTCACGATCCGCCGCCGTGATCGGCACCACGGCGGCCACGCGGAAGTCTGCGGCACGGGTATCGAGCCGTCCCGAGCCCTCCCACACGTAGTACTCGAGCGCGACGCGCTCCCCTCCACTGACGCCGAGTGCCCGCGCAGCCCACGTGTTCACGACGATGTCTGGAACAGCGCCTGTCGCGACGTCGCTCGAAAGCAGGGGCGGCCTCCGCAGCCGGCTCTCGCTCGCTTCAGCTGCCCGAAAAATATCCCTTTCGTCGAGCGCGGTCACGAGCGAGTACGGTACTTCGCGATCGCCGTAGCGAATGGCGTTGGCGACGTACGTCAACAGGGGTGATGCATGGTGGCCGCTCGCGGAGGCGCTCTCGGTTGCCGCCCGGGCAACACGCTCGGCGAGAAGGCCAGATCGACTCTCCAGTGACAGAGCGGTGCCGCTCGCAACCGGCCGCACGACGAGCCCGAGATCTTCCAGCGTCGCATGTTGGCGAACGGGACGCGCGCAGTCCGCCGAGCTCTCGCTCGGCTCGGGGCAGTTGATCAAGATCGCATTCACACGTCCCTGTTGCTCGAGGTCCCGCTGCAGACGTTCCAGCGGAAGGAACACCGCTCGCACATCATCCTGCTGCGGCTTCAGGCTGAACTCGCCGAGCTGTGCGCGCTCCAGTATCCCAGCAGCGCGCATTCTCATCGTCCGACCGACCTCGTCTCGGCGGCCGTGCAGGAACTCTCCAGGAATGGCTGACGGCTTCCGCGTGCGGATGAGCAGCGGATCATCTTGCACCAGGGCCAGCTCGCGCGCGAGGCCTGGGCTCACCCACGCATCCGAGGCGTCGAGGGCGGGCGCCTCGACCCCGTGGAAACGCCAGAATCGCCGGTCGACACCAAAGACCTCCACGCGAGAGGAACGCTGCTCACTCCGCTCGTCGCTAACGAGCCCATCTACAACCACCACGGGCACCGCAACCGCGCCCTGTGGATCGACGTCGGTCGCCAACTGCTCCCGAAAGAAGCGCTCGGAGGTGACCAGGAGATCTGTTTGGCCAAGTCGCCCCACGGACAGCTCGCGCAGGCTCTCCCGCACCGACTCGCCGACCAGCAACGCGCCAGATAGCACGGCAACCGCACACGCCATCCCGAGCACGACCGCTGCGTTGGTCTGCCGGTAGTAGACGAAGGCGCGCCGTGCGAGGGTGCTGAACGTCATCGCCTCACCCATGCTCGCGGCGCACCAAACGCCGCTCGACCAGGTCGAATCGCACGGGAACACGCTCGGCGACGGCCGTGCTGTGCGTCACGAGAATGAGGATGACCTGCTCGCGCTGGTGCAGCTCCACGAGCAACGAGACCACCGCCTCTGCCGCCGCACGATCCAGATTACCCGTGGGCTCGTCGCACAACACGACGCGCGGACGGCGAATCAGCGCGCGCGCAAGGGCGGCACGTTGTCGCTCCCCACCCGACAGCTCGGCTGGCCGATGCTCGATTCGGTCGATCAACCCCACCTGCTCGAGCAACGACAGCGCACGCGCGCGGTCTGCCACCGCGTCACGACCGCGGTCGACGAGTGTCGGCGCCAGAACGTTCTCGAGCACCGAGCAATGCGGGAGCAAGAGATGGTCCTGAAACACGAACCCGATCTTCTGGTTACGAAACCGTGCAAGGGCGGGCTCTGGAAGCCCGTAGGGATCTTCCCCGTCGAGGGTCACCTGTCCAGAAGAGGGTGACTCGAGCGCACCAAGGATGTACAGCAGCGTGCTCTTACCGCTGCCCGACGGCCCCATGATTGCCGCGGCCTCTCCCGGAGCAAGCGTCAACGAAACTCCCGAGAGCACCTCGAGGTCACCACGCGGCGTGGGATAGCTCTTGCTGACGTCAGCAGCCTGCAGTCCAGACATACCTCATTTGTAGCGGATTCTGCATTGGTCCCGCCGAGCATGCCCGACCTAAAGGTCGGGCCTACACCTCACTCCAGGGACGATGCCATGTAGGCCCGACCTTCAGGTCGGGCGTCTGATCTACGGCCGATGACGGCGGTGTACGCCTCGAGCGCACGATCTGCCATCCGCGCCGTACTGTAGTGATCGCGCACACCGGCGTAACCTGCCGCGCCCAGACGCTCAGCTAGAGAGGGATCGCCCAGGACGCGGCGAAGCCCCTCGGCGAGCGCGTCCACGTCTTCCGGATCGACCAAGAGACCGCCGCCGGTCTTCTCGATGATCTCCGACAACGCTCCCCTGCGCGGTTGCACGACCGGCACACCGCTCGCCATGGCTTCGAGCACGGAGAATGCCTTCGGCTCATCGTAGGTCGCCGGCATGGAGAAGACATCGAGACTCTGCAAGAACTCGACCTTCCCCGCGCGATCCAGCTCCCCGAGATACCGGAACTCCGCGGCGAGTCCTGCTTCCCGCATCTGGCGCTCGATGCCGGCCAGATAACCGCGTTGCTCCGGGCCAAGGTAGCCAGCCGCCTCGAGGCGCATTGTCGGCAGGCCGTGGGAGCGCGCACGTAGCCGCTGATATGCCTCGCAGAGGACGTGCAAGCCCTTTTCCGGCGCGATGCGGGCCAGGAAGCCGATGCGGACCAGGTCGCGGCCGCGCGCGCCACGCCGCTGAAAGTCGTCGGCGTTGATACCGAGCGGCACGATGTGCATCTTCTCCGCCGGGATGGCGAGAAGCCGCGCCATGTGCGGCGCGTAGAGCTCGCTGACGGCGAAGAACGCGTCGACCGTGTCCACCTGCTGCCTGATCAGATCGAGCGCCTGGGCCCGATGCGGCTCGCGCAAGCCGTCGAGGAAGAGATCCTCTCCCTGCAACGTGATGCCAACGGGCCGCCTCGTCGCGCGGGCAATCGGCCCTGCGAGCGCAATCAGCAACGAGTTCGGCAAGATGGTCAAGTCCGGCTGCACCTGATCGCGCAACCAGTCGAGGAGCTTGGCGATCTGTTTCCGGTGGGGACCATGCTCGCCTCGGAGCATCGACACGGTCATTTCACCCAGCGTCGCGGGGTCAGTGCTCACCGCCCTCCGCGTCGCGGCACGGATCACCCCTGGAGCATCCCAGAGCCGGTCCAGCACCTTCGGTGTGTATCGAAACAGCGGAATCTTCTCTTCGAGATAGACGCTGATGCCGCCGAGCAACACCTCATGGCGGCTGACGTTCCGCTCATCGGTCCGCGTGGGGGTGTACACCGACACGAGGACCACGTCGTGGCCGCGCGCGAGGAGCTCGGCCGCCAGGGCGTTGTCGCGCAGGCAGCTCCCGCAATACATCGCGCCCGCGCCCGCGGTGATTGCGAGAATCTGCACGTCAGGCGGCGCTCC
The sequence above is a segment of the Luteitalea sp. genome. Coding sequences within it:
- a CDS encoding FtsX-like permease family protein encodes the protein MGEAMTFSTLARRAFVYYRQTNAAVVLGMACAVAVLSGALLVGESVRESLRELSVGRLGQTDLLVTSERFFREQLATDVDPQGAVAVPVVVVDGLVSDERSEQRSSRVEVFGVDRRFWRFHGVEAPALDASDAWVSPGLARELALVQDDPLLIRTRKPSAIPGEFLHGRRDEVGRTMRMRAAGILERAQLGEFSLKPQQDDVRAVFLPLERLQRDLEQQGRVNAILINCPEPSESSADCARPVRQHATLEDLGLVVRPVASGTALSLESRSGLLAERVARAATESASASGHHASPLLTYVANAIRYGDREVPYSLVTALDERDIFRAAEASESRLRRPPLLSSDVATGAVPDIVVNTWAARALGVSGGERVALEYYVWEGSGRLDTRAADFRVAAVVPITAADRDFAPNYEGISDATSVAEWEPPFPVDLGKIRPADEEYWERYRTTPKAFVPLEAGQQLWGSRYGQLTAVRVQLAAGANVQAAREQFQRALRAKLDPLASGLVVLPVREQALRASVGATDFGEYFTYFSFFLVVAALLLAALFFRLGIEQRIQQVGVLRAVGYSSAAVRRLFLLESVGLALAGGVLGMFGALAYAWLIMFGLRTWWVGAVGTTLLELHPSLLTLGAGALGGLLIGVAVIWWTLRSLRRTAPRALLTGDVASAFGGRSPRSSGRLRLAAGALGVGAVALAAASAAGLIGETAGFFGAGTLLLAAALSAFSAYLARGKGSETAWAVDERIGPKTGTVPVFAPYSVPRLGIGYAGWRRGRSVLSAALIASAVFLIVSVEAFRREGTADAADKRSGTGGYALIAESLLPLFHDPEAPEGRDALNLIPDSSSDPHASFSLTRLRLRSGDDASCVNLYRPQRPRVVGAPAAFIDSGRFAFGATTASTDEERRNPWVLLRRRDAGGAVPAIADATSLQYVLHASVGDELVIDEGTNPIRLRIVAALADSALQGELIIDERRFLELFPDEEGYRFFLIDVESTPAGSSAGAAAVTSFLEGRLDDFGFDVSSTTERLAAFHRVENTYLSTFQALGALGLLLGTIGLAAVAVRNVLERRRELALLRAIGYRRRDLTTMIVAENAMLLGVGLGAGVAAALVAVAPVALERGGRLPLLSLTALVLAVIAAGLLSSVAAARVSARAPLLAALRSE
- a CDS encoding ATP-binding cassette domain-containing protein; this translates as MSGLQAADVSKSYPTPRGDLEVLSGVSLTLAPGEAAAIMGPSGSGKSTLLYILGALESPSSGQVTLDGEDPYGLPEPALARFRNQKIGFVFQDHLLLPHCSVLENVLAPTLVDRGRDAVADRARALSLLEQVGLIDRIEHRPAELSGGERQRAALARALIRRPRVVLCDEPTGNLDRAAAEAVVSLLVELHQREQVILILVTHSTAVAERVPVRFDLVERRLVRREHG
- a CDS encoding glycosyltransferase, which encodes MQILAITAGAGAMYCGSCLRDNALAAELLARGHDVVLVSVYTPTRTDERNVSRHEVLLGGISVYLEEKIPLFRYTPKVLDRLWDAPGVIRAATRRAVSTDPATLGEMTVSMLRGEHGPHRKQIAKLLDWLRDQVQPDLTILPNSLLIALAGPIARATRRPVGITLQGEDLFLDGLREPHRAQALDLIRQQVDTVDAFFAVSELYAPHMARLLAIPAEKMHIVPLGINADDFQRRGARGRDLVRIGFLARIAPEKGLHVLCEAYQRLRARSHGLPTMRLEAAGYLGPEQRGYLAGIERQMREAGLAAEFRYLGELDRAGKVEFLQSLDVFSMPATYDEPKAFSVLEAMASGVPVVQPRRGALSEIIEKTGGGLLVDPEDVDALAEGLRRVLGDPSLAERLGAAGYAGVRDHYSTARMADRALEAYTAVIGRRSDARPEGRAYMASSLE